In one Desulfuromonas sp. genomic region, the following are encoded:
- a CDS encoding chemotaxis protein CheD, translating into MVNSLHDQNTKTHYLFPGTIFVHKEQHLVTTVLGSCVAVCIWHPKAEVGGINHYLLPLWNGEGLPTPKYGNVAISRLIDKVRNLAGSGDLVAKVFGGASMWSRAEGALAVGERNVELALRSLEEEKIKIVSQDVYGEMGRKVIFDTKTGNVLLRRNPNVAMRARMEKGNDR; encoded by the coding sequence ATGGTGAACTCACTACACGATCAGAACACTAAAACCCATTACCTGTTTCCGGGCACCATTTTCGTGCACAAGGAACAACACCTGGTGACGACCGTTCTCGGCTCCTGTGTCGCTGTTTGTATCTGGCACCCGAAGGCTGAAGTCGGTGGAATTAATCATTACCTGTTGCCACTCTGGAATGGTGAAGGGTTGCCGACGCCGAAGTACGGAAATGTTGCCATCTCCCGATTGATCGATAAGGTTCGTAACCTTGCCGGCAGCGGCGACCTTGTTGCCAAGGTATTTGGCGGGGCTTCAATGTGGAGTCGTGCCGAAGGTGCCCTGGCTGTTGGTGAACGGAACGTCGAGTTGGCTTTGCGATCTCTCGAAGAGGAAAAGATCAAGATCGTCAGTCAGGATGTCTACGGTGAAATGGGCCGGAAGGTGATTTTTGACACCAAAACCGGGAATGTACTCCTGCGCCGTAATCCGAATGTTGCAATGCGGGCCCGGATGGAAAAAGGGAACGACAGGTAG